Part of the Janibacter endophyticus genome is shown below.
GAGGCCCAGGGTGCCTGACCTGCTGCGTGTCGCGGGCGTCCAGGTCGAGAGCACCGAGGACCCCGCGGACAACCTCGGCCTCGTCCGCGACGGCATCCGGCGCGCGGGCGACCTCGGCGCCCGTCTCGTCGTCTTCCCCGAGGCGACGATGGCCCCCTTCACCCGACGGCTCGACACGGCCGCCGAGCCGCTCGACGGTCCCTTCGCCGACGGGGTGCGGGCCGCGGCCCAGGAGCACGGGGTCGTCGCCGTCGTCGGGATGTTCACCCCGGCCGACGAGGTCGAGACCGACCGCGGCCCGCGGCGCCGGGTGCACAACACCCTGCTGCTCACCGGCGCCGGGGTCGAGGAGGCGACGTACCGCAAGATCCACCTCTTCGACGCCTTCACGACGCGGGAGTCCGACACGGTGGCGCCGGGGGAGGAGGTCGTCACCGCGAAGGTCGACGGCTGGACGGTCGGCCTGGCCACCTGCTTCGACGTCCGCTTCCCCGACCTCTTCACCGAGCTGGGCCGTGGCGGCAGCGAGCTCGTCGTGCTGCCGGCCTCGTGGGGCGACGGGCCCGGCAAGGCCGAGCAGTGGGACCTGCTGGTCCAGGCCCGCGCCCACGACGCTCAGGCGTGGCTGCTCGCCGTCGGTCAGGCCTGGACCCCGCGCTCGACCGAGGGGCCCTTCGGCATCGGCCGCTCCGCGCTCGCCGATCCGACGGGGGCGGTCCGCAGCCGCCTCGACGCCGGACCCGGCATCCTGCTCGCGGACATCGACCGCGACAAGGTCGCCGAGACCCGTCAGCGCGTCCCCATCCTCTGAGCCAGACGTGACCCGCGGGTACGACGACCATTGCCTGGGACCTGCGGGCGATCACCCGTGTCGCTGCGAGGCCACGCCGAGCGTGGGTCGTGGCAACGGTCGTTCGTCCCGCGCGGTCCTCAGGCTGCCGGCAGCGCGCGCTGTGCCCGCCGGACCGCGACCGTACGGATGATGACGTCGCGCACCCACTCCGGGTCGTTCATCACCTGCTTCCAGGTGAAGCGCA
Proteins encoded:
- a CDS encoding carbon-nitrogen hydrolase family protein, producing the protein MPDLLRVAGVQVESTEDPADNLGLVRDGIRRAGDLGARLVVFPEATMAPFTRRLDTAAEPLDGPFADGVRAAAQEHGVVAVVGMFTPADEVETDRGPRRRVHNTLLLTGAGVEEATYRKIHLFDAFTTRESDTVAPGEEVVTAKVDGWTVGLATCFDVRFPDLFTELGRGGSELVVLPASWGDGPGKAEQWDLLVQARAHDAQAWLLAVGQAWTPRSTEGPFGIGRSALADPTGAVRSRLDAGPGILLADIDRDKVAETRQRVPIL